GGCTTCATCCAGCACCAGCGTTTGCAGCTGCGCCAGATCAAGTGTGCCGCGCTCCAGATGATCGCGGACGCGGCCCGGCGTGCCCACCACGATATGTGCGCCGTGTTCAAGTGAAATGGTCTGTGGTCGCCGCGACACGCCGCCGGTCAGCGTCAGCACTTTGATGTTGCCTTCGCCGCGTGCCAGACGCCTGATCTCGTTGGCAACCTGATCGGCCAATTCGCGGGTCGGACACAGCACCAGGCCCTGCACAGCCAGCCACGCCGGATTCAGGCGGTGCAGCAGGCCGATGCCGAACGCCGCTGTTTTGCCACTGCCCGTTTTGGCCTGCGCGATCAGGTCGCGGCCCGCCAGCACAGGCGGCAAGCTCTGGGCCTGAATCGGCGTCATGTGGTGGTACTCCAGGGTGTCAAGGTTGGCCAGCAAGCGGGGGCTGAGGGGCAGGGTGGAAAACGGGACAGGCATCATAGCCAGAAGTATGGTCTGTCGCGCAAGCGCCTTGCTCCCAATCAATCGGTTTGGGCCGCCGGCTTATTCCGTGTGTATGGTGGTGACGGATCGGTTGGGAGTCCGTTGACTTGCCTTGGTGCTTCCAAACACGTCGTTTTTCGCAGCTTAGGTCAATCGACCCCAGCGATGAACACGGCCTCTGGCTCGTTCATTAAGCTCAGTCAACGGACTCTCACCCTTGGTCGTCCGTTGAGTTGCTCCACCACCGCCAGAAACACCTTGTTTTTTGCAGCTTGAATGAGTTGACCTCAGTGATGAACCCAGTCTCCAACTCGTCTACCGGACGCCGTCAACAGCCGATCACTAGTCGGGAAAAGAAGACGAATGTCAACTCGCTCTGGGGAACAGATCGTTTCGAGTGAGGGGGCGGCGGTGGATCGACTGGGGAGTTGATCTGCCCTCCAGGATGTCAAAAGTTGCCCCGGCTGGATTTGCATCCAGCCGGGGTGCTGTTTTTCCCGGAATGCTTACTCCTTAACCGTGTTGCAATTGCAACACGGCGCTCGCTTTTGATGCAAGTGAGCCGAATGTGGTGTTATGAAGGTCTTGTCAGGTTAATTCGGGGCTATGTCAAAAACAAGTCCGGTGTGTAAAGAAGAGCCGAGGAGAGAGAAGAAATTTTGTGACTACTCAGTGGGGACTTGGACTTGGCTGAGCAGGTAGAGTAGAGGTATCTCCGAGGACACCTGCCCGAACTGCGAAAAACTGGAAGCTCAGCTGGCCAAAGTGCTCGCTGAACTTCAAGACGTCAAGGTACGTCTCGCCCTGAACAGCACGACCTCCCATCAACCTCCGAGCTAGGACAAGCCCTAGATCCCGAAGAGTGGGCGCCACCCAGGCAGGACGTTGAAGATGTTCGAGCATCAAAACTTAACTTCAAAGAAACACTTTGAACCCGGCCGCCACCGCTTCTCAAGTATCATCCAGGATGCGGTTTCAGCCTCGCCGCTCCTGGAGGGAGTATGAGCTCGCTGCTGTTCCTACTGTTCCTGTCTCTGAGTGCCTCCCAAGCTGCGCCCATCCAACTCCGCGCTTCCGACGGCCTGACCCTATACGGCGAGTACACCACCCCGGCGCAGCCCAAGGGGGCGGTGCTTCTCCTGCACGCCGCTGGCCAAAACCTGCATGAATTCGATGCCATTGCCCACCGCCTGACGCTTGAGGGGTATGCCTCACTCGCACTCGATCAGCGCTTCGGGGGGGAATATGATGGGTACCGCAACCGGACAGTTCAGCACTTGGGGAACCGGGTTCTCAGTGAGGCAGATGCCCTCACAGACTTGGACTTGGCGTTGACCTGGCTCAGGCGCCAGCACCCGAGGACGCGGCTTTTCGCGATGGGCAGCGGGAGCAGCGGGACGTTGTTATTCCCGTTTGCCCTCCGGCAACCCGATCTTGCGGGGCTTCTCGCCTTTAGTCCTGTCCAGAGCGACCTGGTCGAGATCGATATGCTGGCTGTGGCGCGGCAGGTGCGGGTGCCTGTCTTCGTTACCAGCAGCAATGACCCGTTTGAGATTCAGGCCGCTCAGGAGGTGTTCTGTGCTGTCGGCGCTTCCCGCAGAACCCTGTTTGTGCCGCCGGGTTTCGGCCTCCGTGGAGTTGTGAACCTCAACCCCGCGAAAACGACGGAGGTGGCGGTGACTGAAGCATACTGGGCCGCTGTTTTGAAGTTCTTTGAAACCCCCTAGGATGACCCTCCTGGTCGTCCGTTGAGGTGCTCCACCGCCGCCAGAAACACGTTGTTTTCTGCAGCTCGGATGAGTTGACCTCAGTGATGAACACCGTCTCCGACTTATGTGCCGGACGCAGTCAACGGACGACTAGGAGGGTCATGCGAAATGGCCCGATCAGGGATCTTGATCAACGCCTGATTCAACCGCTCCGGATCTCGTCTATGTTGAATGTTGAAGGCACGGGAAGACAGCGCTGCTTCTCTCAGACCACTGGAGAGCCCATGCTGGAGTCCAAAACCAAGTTGCACGACGCACTCTACATCCCCCTCAAATTTCCCCGACAGTCCAGGTATCGGCTGGCCAGCGCCCCAGGCGACACCATAGAGATTCCTCTGCTGATGGTGCTGGATCTGCGAGACAGCTTAATTCCAGAAGCCCAACATCGGCGGGTCTTGGAACTCTGCGACCAAGGCTGCATGGGGGTTCGCCTGCTCGTGATCAGTCCCGAACCGTGCTGCGCGGACGTCCAGATCCACCCCGAGACCTTGGACGTCGCCGTTCAGTACATCGGGGTGATGCTGCACGATCCGCACTGGCGGGCGGACCAGTGGCGAGCGTTGTTGTTACCGGGAGCAGCCGGGCGTCTGTTGGCGCTGCTGCACTGCCTGCAGCAGCTGAGCGAAGACCATCTGGCCCAAGTGTTGCAAGTGGTCCCCAAGCCCCTCTTGCCGGGCGCCGAGTGGGTCAGCGTGCTGAAGCTCAACGCCACCCTCGAACCCTTGAGTGCGCCCCAGCACCGCAACTCGACTCACTTCTCCCGCTTCAAGCGAAGCACGAGGGTCGTGACGCCGTCCTTGTCCTGAGCCTGGTACCCATCAAAGTCAGTGGCCGTGCCCTTGGGGAACACTTCGTGCCAGACCGTCTCCAGGGAGAGGGGGGCAAATTGAGCGCGGCCACTTCGGAGTTCCATCGCCACCCGTTCGAGGAGCGTCGCGACGTTCTGAAGTCCAGTTGTCTCTGGAAGTCGAGGGTCTTGGACGGCTTGTTCCCCTTCTCTTGGGGCGTGCGGTTCTGCGGCCAGTGCGCTCGCGATCGCATCCAGAATCCGATCGCCGTACGCTTCAATCCGCTTCGGCCCCAAACCGGGCAAGCCCACCAACTCCGCCATCGTCCGTGGCTGACGTGTCGCCAACGCCGTCAAGGTCGCGTTCGGGAAAATCAAGTACGCCGCATACCCAGTCTCCCGCGCTAAGGCCCGCCTGGTCTCCCCCAACGCCACGGTTACCGCCGCATCCGGCGTAAGAACAGGCTTCTCCGGCACGTCGCGCGTCACCGCTGAGCCTGAACCTGCCACGACCTCCAGTGGCCTGGGCAGTTCTGGAAGCACAGCCGTCACCGCAGAGGATGGGGCTGCCAGCATTCCTGAACCACGTACGGCAAGCGTCGGGCTGGGGTGCTCCATCCCCATCGGAGGCGTCAGCGACCTTGCGGGAGACCCCACAGACGCCCAGGGTACTTCCGGCACAAGACCCAGCTCGTGCGCCTGGACGGTGCCCCGAGGGCGGGCCTGCTCCCCGTGCACTCCCAGTCGTACCAACCGCAGTACCTCCGAACCGTACTCCGCGAGCCGCCGCTCCCCAATCCCACTCACCGTGCCCAACGTCTTCAAGCTCCCCGGCCGCACTTCAGCAATCGCCTTCAAGGTCGCGTCACTGAAAATCACGTACGGCGGCACCTTCAATTGCGCCGCTCGCTCAGCCCGCCAGGCGCGCAAGGCGAGGAACAGGGGTTTGTCATGCGCACCGATCGCCACGCGACTCGCCTGAGCCTTCTCCCGAGTGCGCTTCGCTTGCCGAGGCAACAAGGTGTCCTCCCGGAGCAGCAACGGCGTCTGACCCTTGAGAACCGTTTTCGCCTGTGGCGTGACGGTCAAGCCGTGATACGGCCCCGCCGTGAGGTACCCCAAACTCACCAGCTGCCGCAACACACTCCGCCAGACCTTGCCGTCATGCTCCTTCCCAATCCCGTAGGTCGGTAGGGTACGGTGCCGTCTGTTCTTATCATTGTCCTTGCCCAGCAAAATATCGGTCAGGTAGGCCGCACCGAACCGGTTGCCGGTGCGAATGGCTGCAGACAGAGCCATCTGCGCTTCTCGCGTCATGTCCCGGACACTCGGCGGGTTCAGGCACACGTCGCAATTTCCACAGGCGGCGGCGTACGGTTCCCCGAAATACCCCAATAACACCTGACGACGGCACGACGCCGTCTCGCAGTACGTCAGCAGGGCGTCCAGCTTGCCGGACTCAATCCGCTTGACATCTTCTGGGGCGTCGCTGTCCGCAAGCATCCGGCGCACGTTCACCACGTCGCTCAGGCCGTACACCATCCAGGCGGTACTGGGCAAACCATCGCGGCCCGCCCGCCCCGTTTCCTGATAGTAGCCCTCCAGACTTTTTGGCAGGTCGAGGTGAGCGACAAAGCGCACGTTGGGCTTGTCGATACCCATGCCGAACGCCACGGTCGCCACTACGATCACGCCCTCCTCGTTCAGAAAGCGCTCCTGCGCCCGGTTGCGCTCCTGCGGAGCCAAGCCCGCGTGGTAGGCCACCACGGGAAGGCCGTGCTCCTGAAGCCAAGCCGCCGTCTCCTCAACGCTCCGCCGCGACAGGCAGTACACGACGCCGGCATCCCCGGGGTGTTCCGTCTGAATAAACTCCAGGAGTTGGTCTCGGGGTTTTTCTTTGTTGGCGATCCGGTACTGGATATTCGGGCGGTCGAAGCTGGAGATGAATTCCGGCGCGTTGGTCAAACCCAAGACGCGGCGGATATCTGCGCGTGTGCGGTCATCGGCGGTCGCAGTCAAGGCTAGGCGGGGCACCTGGGGAAAGTGCTGTTCAAGCACGCTAAGTTGTTGGTATTCCGGGCGGAAGTCATGGCCCCATTGAGACACGCAGTGCGCTTCGTCAATCGCGAAGAGGGCAATCTGCGCCTGGTGGAGCAAGTCCAGCGTCCGGGGCAGCAGGAGGCGCTCAGGAGCGACGTAGAGCAAGTCCAGGCCGCCGGTCAGGACAGCGTGTTCAACGGCGCGAGCGGCGGAGGCCGAGAGGGTCGAATTCAGGTAAGCGGCGCGCACGCCCAACTGCCGGAGCGTATCGACCTGATCTTTCATCAACGCAATCAGGGGGGAGACGACGACGCCGACGCCGGGCCGTAACAGACTGGGCAACTGGTAGCACAGGCTTTTGCCACCACCAGTCGGCATGAGAACGAGGGCATGACCGCCCTCAGCCACCGTCTGCACGATTCGTGCCTGAACGCCCCGAAACTGGTTGTACCCCCAGATGCGCTGCAAGATCGCCAGCGCTCGAGGCAACACCTCGCCTGTCATCGCGCTCAGTCTACTGCATTCTGTTGAGGACAGAATTCGTGAGTGGAGCAACCAAGTCAAGTGACGACGACTCAACGCCATCAAGACCAGATCAGTCACCAGAACACCCTGTGGGAGGTCTCGGACGACCTCTGGAGCCGTCTCGTCCCTGTCCTGGTGATCGACAAGCCCAGGAAATAAGAGTAGGCGTCCCGCGTGGGACGCCCACTCCCATCTTCGACGGACTGATCTGGCTGGCCCGAACCGGCCGTCAGTGGAGCCAACTGCCCCGCCGATACGGCCCGAAATCGACCGTCCACGAGCGGTTGTGTGCCTGGGTGGAACACGGATGCTTCTGTGCGGCGTGGGCGATCGTGCTCGAAGAGTACGATCAGGCAGTCGGGATCAACTGGGCATGGCAAGCCGCCGACGCAAGCATGGTGAAAGCCCCCCTGGGGAAAAGGAGGGCGCTGGTGCGCCGGAAGCCACGGGCAGCAACCCCACCGACCGAGGGAAAGCCGGAGGTCAACGCACGCTGCTCACCGATGCCAAAGGCCTTCCGCTCTCGGTGGTGCGGTGTGGGGCAAATCGCTATGACAGCAAGATGCTCATGGATGTCTTGGATGCCGTCGTTGTCGCTGTTCGATCGTGGGTACGACACGCCCGCGTGTCGTCAACTGGCCGTGGATGAAGGCCTGGTCGCGCATATCCCCAAGAAAGCGACGGAAGAACAGCCCCTTCCTGCCCCTAGCGATCCGGAACGCCACCCAGCCCGGCGGTGGGTCGCCCTCGGTGGGCCACAGGTGGTTCAATTGCTTCCGCCGGATCCAGACTCGCTGGGAGAAGCGTCAAGACCTGTCTCTAGGGTGTGTCGAGTTGACTGCGTGCCTCATCATCTGGCGCAAACTTGCACCGGTCGCCCGACTCCGAGAACCTTCCGGATAGGCTTTTAGCACAGAAGGTGGCGTAAAAGAACATCTCTCAAAATGAGAATCTCGATAAATAGAGTTTCATCGGGACGACTTACCGCGAATAGATAGCGTAGTTTTTGGACGTTGTCTACAGTGGTCGCCCGTTCGCCGGATCACGCCACACGTGGTGCTACGCTGGTTTCACGTCTGTTTCGCCCAATGGCTGCCCTGATCTCACGACGACCAATCCTGTCCGCAACAATTTAGTGACCAAGCGCGATCAACGCCACCTCGGCAGGCTTTCCATGGGCTCGTAAACGACAATAGAAGTCACCCAGATGCCCTTTGTTTCGCGTGACACTCCAGGCCGCAAGACACGCCGAACGCCTCAGGTGAGCATTCCCTGTCTTTGAAATGCGCCCTCGGCCATGGACACTCGTGCCCGACTGAAACGGCGCTGGAGCAATGCCAGCGTGAGCTGCTCTTTGCTTGCCGGTCTCCAGCACGGCACACCCATCTGTTGCCACCAGTACAGACGCCGCAGTGAGCAAGCCGAACCCGGGAACGCTGGTCAGTCACTCACACGGCTCGCGCCACATGTCATCGGCCGCCCAGCCGCGCTGAGTGTGGCTGAACAACTCCTGATAACCCTGGACTTCTGGCGTGAGTCCCGAACCGTTGCACATCTGGGTGACGACTGGGGCGGCCATGAGCCTAGCGTGCAACGCGTGGAAGCGGCCTTGATCACTCGGGCGCAGTTCCAGATGCCCAGAAAACGCGTGTTTCAGAAAGCGCCACTCGTCTACAGCATCGCCCGCGTCGATGCTTCTGAAGTGCCGTGCGAACGCACCAAAAAAGCAGCGCCGCTGGTACAGCGACAAGAAAAAGCGGCATACCCTGAGGTTCCAGCTGCTGATCTACACGGTGACGCAGCGCATCCTGGGCACGGCCACGGGTGCTGGGGCGGTTCATAATCCCAAGCGTTTCCGTCCATCTGGCGTGCGGTTGCCCCACGACACGGCCCTGATCGGGGACGCGGGGGCTCAGGGCCTGTGGAGTACCCTCGGGCACGCCATCACCACGCATCCGGCGACGCGAGCGTCGCCCCTCTGTGCCGAACAGTGTCAAGAGAACCGCGTGCGGGCACACACCCGACAAGGCGGAGAACACGTCATCCGCCGGATGAAAGTCTTTCGTGTGCTCAAGGGTGTCTATCGGCGGCGGCGGTTCGCCCTCCGGGTTTAACTCATCGCGGCGCTCTGCAATCTGACCCGGACTTGCCCGTCATGACGTTCGCAAGAGGTCTATTCCATTCAACTCACTTTTAAATAGCGTCAAGTGTTCATATAGATCTCCATCAAGAGCGTGATATCCCGGTCAGAAGTGAACTGGTACGCTAGACCCATGTCCCCTCAACCAGGCTGGACGCCCTGCTGGTCCGCCAGGGCGACATGACCCCTCTTCCAATCCGGCTCCACGATCCACTCGCCAGCCAGCGCCAGAAGGAACTGCGCAATCTGACTTTTTTGGCACATTCTGAGATCGATGCCATTCGCCGGCAGCGACATCAGGAACTCGAAGCCCTGACGCAGATTGCCCTTGCGCTGCGCGACGCACCGAGTGCCCAGGCCATCACCGCCTCCCTGGCCGGGATGACTCACCGCCTCCTGAATGCCAGCGGCGTGGTCTACCTGGCGTATGACTCCGAGACCGATACCCTGTCCTCGCAGGCTGTCCTGGGCATGTCGGAAGAGCTAGGCGCGGTAGTCCTGCCGCGGGGGCAGGGCCTCTCCTGGGCGGCCATAGAGTCCCAGGACGTCCTCTACATCTCCGACGTCATGAACGACCTCAGGGTCTACCGGCCCGGTTTCCTGGACTCGGGCGCCATGCTCATCGCTCCCCTGATCGGCCGCACGCAGGTCTACGGGGTTCTGGTCACTGTGCGTGACGCCCCCTTCGACGAAGACGATGCGCACCTCGCCCGCACGTTCGCTGCCCACACGGTCACCGCGCTGGACCGGGAAGCGCACATTCAGGCCCTGGAAGAAGCACGGTCAGGAACCTTGCTCGCGCTAGGCCTGACGCTAGAAGCCCGCGACCTCGATACTCATGGGCACACTGAACGCGTGGCCGAGCTGAGCGACAATCTCGCTCAGGCACTCGGCCTGAACCCAGTGGAGCGCATCATCCTGCGCGAGGGCGCGTACCTGCACGACATCGGCAAACTCCAGATCCCGGACGCGATTCTGCTCAAGCCCGGTTCCCTGACCGCGCAGGAATGGACTCTCATGCAGGAACACGTGGTGAGAGGGGAGGCCCTGGCCCGGAAAATTCCCGGCGTCGCGCCCGGCGCACTGAGGGTCGTGCGGTCCCATCACGAGCGGTGGGACGGCTCAGGGTACCCGGACGCCCTGGTTGGCGAAGCGATCCCACTCCTGGCCCGCCTGTTCGCCATCTGTGATGTGTTTGACGCGCTCACCAACGAACGACCATACAAAACTGTCTGGACCGTGGAGGCCGCCCTGCACGAGATTCAGAACCAGTCTGGACGACACTTCGACCCAGTCATGGTGGGTGTCTTCCTCCGCATGCGCCCGAACGCTCTGCAACCCAGTCAACTGTGGTGATACCTCTCTCGCGATGACGCTGCTGGCCAGCGCCGCCCAGGAGCGCTTTGAAAGGTACTCTCAAGTGTGGGGATGCCCTGAGGGCAACTGCGCTGTAGAGCCTCTCCCGTAAGGCGACCCTCCTGTCTCGGCTCATACCATCAGCTCGCACTGAATTCGCATTGGTTGAACACTCAGAACAGCCTGGGCTGAGTGGTTATTTTCTCCATGATCGGGAGGGCACCGGACATATGGTAAGTGGGCGAATGACCGACTGAAAGACCATATGCGCGGCAGTTGAAGCTTCTTCGGTCATTCACAACAAGGTGTTGACGACTTGCGTCATCACCTCCGTACCGGTGCTCCCACCGAGACTTAAGGAATCAATCAGGAACAAGTGTTGCAGTCCCTGTCCTCGAACAGTTGAGGATCCTCGCCCAAGCCGATCAGGTGTGCCTGACGATGGGCACGATCGCACGCGGCCTGAAGGTGCATGGTTTCAGTGGCAAGGTGCCTCCCGCACTCAACTTTTATCTCGATCACCGGTTTCAACGCCACTCAGGCGGCTCCGTCTGGATCGCCATCGAAACCGGGCACCCCCTGTATGTCGATGATTACCTCGCCTCAGACGCACCGTCACCCCCCCCGAGGACGGGGATGCCAGAAGCGGCGGCCCACGTGCCGTTCGGTCGCCTTGACGGAGAGGTGGGCGTCCTCACGGCGTTCCGAACCGAGGGGGGCCGGGTGTGGTCCACGCGAGAACGCGGGCTCCTCGAATTTACGGCCCAGTCGATCGGCCACCTGATCCAGCGAAGCCAGCGGTATCTGGAGTTGAGTCGGATGGCCACCTACAAAGACGCGATCTCTCAGGTCAATCAGCTGACTGAACAATCGCTTCCACTGTACGAAACGGCTGTTCAGGCATTGAGACTGATCGCTGAGCCCAGCGACGTGGATCTCGGCGTCCTCGTTCGGGTGGAAGGGGACGTGATCGTCAATCAGGTGCAGTATCAGAGTGAGCGCGTGACGCCCGCCCTCCTGCACCTTATCGAACAGAGCCTGTCTCTCCAGCAGGATGGGGAATGGAAGGATTTGCGGCCCAACGAACCGCTGTTTACCGATATGTTCGCGGATTCAGCTGAAAAGTTTCAGCGGTTCGCGGCCGCGGGCTTCACATCCTGTACCGTAGCCGAGTCTCTACTCGAAGTCGTCCAAACATTGGGGCCAGCCCAGGGTCAACTCTGCTGCTCCCCCACGCTGCCAGTTGACCCCACATTTGCTCAGCCCCTAGGCAGCGTAAAGAAGAAAGTAGAGCCCTGGCCAGGTGTACTCTCCAACCAGAGCTGCCCCCCGTGGCGTTCCACAATTTTCTTGCACACCGCTAGCCCAATTCCCGTCCCTTGATATGTCTCCCGGCCATGCAACCGCTGAAAGATCTCAAAGATGCGCTCAAAATATTGAGACTCAATGCCGATGCCATTGTCTTGTACTGCGAAGCGCCACCCTGATCCGGCCTGCTCGGCAGACACCTGAACCTGAGGTTCGGTTCCTTCACGCCGGTACTTCAGCCCATTGGAGATGAGGTTTTGCAGCAGCTGATCCAACTGGTGTGGGTCTGCCAGAACCCGCGGCAAGGGATCCCGAGTCAGGTTCGCCTCGGGGAACTCGGTCTGAAGGCGGGAAACCACTTGGTCAAAGACCGTGTTGGCGTCCGTGGCTTGTGGTTCACGCCGCTCCGTATGAACCCGGGAGAACGCCAACAAGTCGTCGACCAGCCGCTTCATGTGTTCCCCACTCTCGATGATCTGCTGCAGGTACAGTTGGCCCCGGTCATCGAGCGCACTGCCATACTTCCGGTCAATAATGCCCGCGAAACTGGCCACAGCCCGGATCGGGGCCTGTAAGTCATGCGAGGCGATGTATGCGAACTGCTCCAGCTCCGCATTGCTGCGCCGCAGCTCTTCATTGCTGTGCTGCACGGCTGCTTCTGCCTGTCGCCGGTGGGTGATATCTCGGAAGGCCAGCACCGCACCCTCCACCTTGCCGGTTTCGCTGCGGATGGGGGTGCTGGTGTACTCCACCGGAAAACTGGTGCCATCTTTCCGCCAAAACACATCGCCCTGCACGGTTTGGGCCTGGCCTTGTTTGAATGCGGCATACACCGGGCATGCTTCCCGCGAATAAGCGGTGCCATCAGCGTGGGTGTGGTGGATCAGAGGATGTTGCGGCTGACCAACGAATTCGGTCTCCGTGTACCCCAAGAGCTTGAGGGCTGCGGGGTTGGCGAACGTCGTACGGCCTTGCAAATCCACCCCCGTCAATCC
Above is a genomic segment from Deinococcus sp. QL22 containing:
- the recQ gene encoding DNA helicase RecQ — encoded protein: MTGEVLPRALAILQRIWGYNQFRGVQARIVQTVAEGGHALVLMPTGGGKSLCYQLPSLLRPGVGVVVSPLIALMKDQVDTLRQLGVRAAYLNSTLSASAARAVEHAVLTGGLDLLYVAPERLLLPRTLDLLHQAQIALFAIDEAHCVSQWGHDFRPEYQQLSVLEQHFPQVPRLALTATADDRTRADIRRVLGLTNAPEFISSFDRPNIQYRIANKEKPRDQLLEFIQTEHPGDAGVVYCLSRRSVEETAAWLQEHGLPVVAYHAGLAPQERNRAQERFLNEEGVIVVATVAFGMGIDKPNVRFVAHLDLPKSLEGYYQETGRAGRDGLPSTAWMVYGLSDVVNVRRMLADSDAPEDVKRIESGKLDALLTYCETASCRRQVLLGYFGEPYAAACGNCDVCLNPPSVRDMTREAQMALSAAIRTGNRFGAAYLTDILLGKDNDKNRRHRTLPTYGIGKEHDGKVWRSVLRQLVSLGYLTAGPYHGLTVTPQAKTVLKGQTPLLLREDTLLPRQAKRTREKAQASRVAIGAHDKPLFLALRAWRAERAAQLKVPPYVIFSDATLKAIAEVRPGSLKTLGTVSGIGERRLAEYGSEVLRLVRLGVHGEQARPRGTVQAHELGLVPEVPWASVGSPARSLTPPMGMEHPSPTLAVRGSGMLAAPSSAVTAVLPELPRPLEVVAGSGSAVTRDVPEKPVLTPDAAVTVALGETRRALARETGYAAYLIFPNATLTALATRQPRTMAELVGLPGLGPKRIEAYGDRILDAIASALAAEPHAPREGEQAVQDPRLPETTGLQNVATLLERVAMELRSGRAQFAPLSLETVWHEVFPKGTATDFDGYQAQDKDGVTTLVLRLKREK
- a CDS encoding alpha/beta hydrolase — its product is MSSLLFLLFLSLSASQAAPIQLRASDGLTLYGEYTTPAQPKGAVLLLHAAGQNLHEFDAIAHRLTLEGYASLALDQRFGGEYDGYRNRTVQHLGNRVLSEADALTDLDLALTWLRRQHPRTRLFAMGSGSSGTLLFPFALRQPDLAGLLAFSPVQSDLVEIDMLAVARQVRVPVFVTSSNDPFEIQAAQEVFCAVGASRRTLFVPPGFGLRGVVNLNPAKTTEVAVTEAYWAAVLKFFETP
- a CDS encoding transposase; this encodes MATDGCAVLETGKQRAAHAGIAPAPFQSGTSVHGRGRISKTGNAHLRRSACLAAWSVTRNKGHLGDFYCRLRAHGKPAEVALIALGH
- a CDS encoding transposase, with amino-acid sequence MGGLGRPLEPSRPCPGDRQAQEIRVGVPRGTPTPIFDGLIWLARTGRQWSQLPRRYGPKSTVHERLCAWVEHGCFCAAWAIVLEEYDQAVGINWAWQAADASMVKAPLGKRRALVRRKPRAATPPTEGKPEVNARCSPMPKAFRSRWCGVGQIAMTARCSWMSWMPSLSLFDRGYDTPACRQLAVDEGLVAHIPKKATEEQPLPAPSDPERHPARRWVALGGPQVVQLLPPDPDSLGEASRPVSRVCRVDCVPHHLAQTCTGRPTPRTFRIGF
- a CDS encoding HD domain-containing phosphohydrolase is translated as MTPLPIRLHDPLASQRQKELRNLTFLAHSEIDAIRRQRHQELEALTQIALALRDAPSAQAITASLAGMTHRLLNASGVVYLAYDSETDTLSSQAVLGMSEELGAVVLPRGQGLSWAAIESQDVLYISDVMNDLRVYRPGFLDSGAMLIAPLIGRTQVYGVLVTVRDAPFDEDDAHLARTFAAHTVTALDREAHIQALEEARSGTLLALGLTLEARDLDTHGHTERVAELSDNLAQALGLNPVERIILREGAYLHDIGKLQIPDAILLKPGSLTAQEWTLMQEHVVRGEALARKIPGVAPGALRVVRSHHERWDGSGYPDALVGEAIPLLARLFAICDVFDALTNERPYKTVWTVEAALHEIQNQSGRHFDPVMVGVFLRMRPNALQPSQLW
- a CDS encoding transposase family protein is translated as MLLKCRANAPKKQRRWYSDKKKRHTLRFQLLIYTVTQRILGTATGAGAVHNPKRFRPSGVRLPHDTALIGDAGAQGLWSTLGHAITTHPATRASPLCAEQCQENRVRAHTRQGGEHVIRRMKVFRVLKGVYRRRRFALRV